From a single Deinococcus radiotolerans genomic region:
- a CDS encoding bifunctional folylpolyglutamate synthase/dihydrofolate synthase — protein sequence MSAAPVPNYEWLFARTRAGRERGPGVARALLDALGRPDTQFRSVRVVGTNGKGSTCAMLEAGLRAAGVRAGRFTSPHLTHFEERVRVNGEPIPAAETAAFIAWARAHGGDAAFFDLTLALAARVFAARGVEVAVMEAGVGGATDATQALENVAAVALTNVALDHVGVLGSTVAQIARDKAGAARPGVPLLTTAAEEALDVIAEVAEGVGAPLLTPGTHPDLFALPRPPRLEGPHQARNAALAAATLRTLGYGAGVDGALDATHPGRLERFDVDGRTVLVDGAHNPHAAQALALAVPRADVLLFGNLARKDTAATLAPLLTVAARRVFTAPGDLATPPQELAAQYSGDAIPEPAQALAHALRLTPPGGTLLVAGSLYLAGQTRTLLGGA from the coding sequence GTGAGTGCCGCCCCTGTCCCGAATTACGAGTGGTTGTTCGCCCGCACCCGCGCGGGTCGTGAGCGGGGACCTGGGGTGGCGCGGGCGCTGCTGGACGCGCTGGGCCGCCCGGACACACAGTTCCGGAGTGTGCGGGTGGTGGGCACGAACGGGAAGGGCAGCACCTGCGCAATGCTGGAGGCGGGGCTGCGCGCGGCGGGGGTGCGGGCGGGGCGGTTCACGAGTCCGCACCTGACGCACTTCGAGGAGCGGGTGCGGGTGAACGGCGAGCCGATCCCGGCCGCGGAGACGGCGGCGTTCATCGCCTGGGCGCGCGCGCACGGGGGGGACGCGGCGTTCTTCGATCTGACGCTGGCGCTGGCGGCGCGGGTGTTCGCGGCGAGGGGTGTGGAGGTCGCGGTCATGGAGGCCGGGGTGGGCGGCGCGACGGACGCGACGCAGGCGCTGGAGAACGTGGCGGCGGTGGCGCTGACAAACGTGGCGCTCGATCACGTGGGCGTGCTGGGGAGCACGGTGGCGCAGATCGCGCGGGACAAGGCGGGCGCGGCTCGGCCCGGCGTGCCGCTGCTGACCACGGCGGCAGAGGAGGCGCTGGACGTGATCGCGGAGGTCGCTGAGGGGGTGGGGGCGCCGCTGCTCACCCCAGGCACCCACCCGGACCTGTTCGCGCTGCCGCGCCCGCCGCGGCTGGAGGGACCGCATCAGGCGCGCAATGCCGCGCTGGCCGCCGCGACCCTCCGCACGCTGGGGTACGGGGCGGGCGTGGACGGCGCGCTGGACGCCACGCACCCGGGCCGCCTGGAACGCTTCGACGTGGACGGGCGGACGGTCCTCGTGGACGGCGCGCACAACCCGCACGCGGCTCAGGCGCTGGCGCTGGCGGTGCCGCGCGCGGACGTGCTTCTGTTCGGAAACCTCGCCCGGAAGGACACCGCGGCGACGCTCGCACCGCTGCTGACGGTGGCGGCGCGGCGGGTGTTCACGGCGCCCGGCGACCTCGCCACGCCGCCACAGGAGCTGGCGGCCCAGTACAGCGGGGACGCCATCCCGGAGCCCGCGCAGGCGCTGGCGCACGCCCTGAGGCTCACGCCGCCCGGCGGTACGCTGCTGGTTGCCGGGAGCCTGTACCTCGCCGGGCAGACCCGCACGCTGCTGGGGGGCGCTTGA
- the rlmB gene encoding 23S rRNA (guanosine(2251)-2'-O)-methyltransferase RlmB, producing the protein MLLYGRNPVLEALQDGRVSEVLVARGVEEAFVAQLKATGVRMKFAPRIELDQLAGTTQHQGVLTEVEDLEWASVDDILDLAEKRGEDLLIVLLDGITDPRNFGAIIRSAEVLGAHGVVVEERRSAPLSPVVAKTAAGATSYLPVAQTKNLPRLMDALKKDGVWVYGAAGEAAQDVRKVDFSGKVALVIGAEGEGMRRLVREKCDALVSIPVRGRVQSLNASVAAGILLFEASRGRA; encoded by the coding sequence ATGTTGCTGTACGGGCGGAATCCGGTGCTGGAAGCGTTGCAGGACGGACGGGTGTCCGAGGTGCTGGTCGCGCGTGGGGTGGAAGAGGCGTTCGTGGCGCAGCTCAAGGCCACGGGCGTGCGGATGAAGTTTGCGCCGCGCATCGAGCTCGATCAGCTGGCGGGCACGACGCAGCATCAGGGCGTCCTGACCGAGGTGGAGGACCTGGAATGGGCGTCGGTGGACGACATCCTGGATCTCGCGGAGAAGCGCGGTGAGGACCTGCTGATCGTGCTGCTGGACGGCATCACGGACCCGCGGAACTTCGGAGCGATCATCCGCAGTGCGGAGGTGCTGGGCGCGCACGGCGTGGTCGTCGAGGAGCGCCGCAGCGCGCCGCTGTCCCCGGTCGTGGCGAAGACGGCGGCGGGCGCCACGAGTTACCTGCCGGTCGCGCAGACGAAGAACCTGCCGCGCCTGATGGACGCCCTGAAGAAGGACGGCGTGTGGGTGTACGGCGCGGCGGGCGAGGCGGCGCAGGACGTCCGGAAGGTGGATTTCAGCGGGAAGGTGGCGTTGGTGATCGGCGCGGAGGGCGAGGGCATGCGCCGTCTGGTGCGTGAGAAGTGCGACGCGCTGGTCAGCATTCCGGTGCGGGGGCGGGTGCAGAGCCTAAACGCGTCGGTCGCGGCGGGCATCCTGCTGTTCGAGGCGTCCCGGGGCCGCGCGTGA
- a CDS encoding aldose 1-epimerase yields the protein MSDRRVEVLRGEKLTLEVLPEVGASVLNLRAASGRPVLRPVELGSVETSSQCASFTLIPFSNRVRDAKFVFGGREIQLRPNTKDGLAQHGDVRNRPWHAERVNDTHLRCTFDSRDFTDMNWPWAFTAGIEYRLHGPHLDMTLTLTNEDTSDMPAGMGLHPYFARVQPDLPGVDPALTVGAELIYDTDERVLTVGAARELHADEDYRTPKPVGSREINTTYTAWDGVARLDWGARALTLTADNVYSHLVVFTAPDGSLALEPVSHATDAFNLAAQGVPGVDVRVLTPGQTLAGTVRLTLDGDW from the coding sequence GTGAGTGACCGCCGGGTGGAGGTCCTGCGCGGTGAGAAGTTGACGCTGGAGGTCCTGCCGGAGGTGGGGGCCAGCGTCCTGAACCTGCGCGCCGCGTCGGGCCGCCCGGTGCTGCGCCCGGTCGAACTGGGGAGCGTGGAGACGAGCAGCCAGTGCGCGAGCTTCACGCTGATCCCGTTCAGCAACCGCGTCCGCGACGCAAAATTCGTGTTCGGAGGCCGTGAGATTCAGCTCCGCCCGAACACGAAGGACGGACTGGCGCAGCACGGGGACGTGCGCAACCGCCCCTGGCACGCCGAGCGCGTGAACGACACACACCTGCGCTGCACCTTCGACTCGCGGGACTTCACGGACATGAACTGGCCGTGGGCATTCACGGCAGGGATCGAGTACCGGCTGCACGGCCCGCACCTGGACATGACGCTGACCCTCACGAACGAGGACACCAGCGACATGCCCGCCGGGATGGGCCTGCACCCGTACTTTGCACGCGTGCAGCCGGACCTGCCGGGCGTGGACCCGGCGCTGACGGTGGGCGCGGAGCTGATCTACGACACGGACGAACGCGTCCTGACGGTCGGCGCCGCCCGCGAACTGCACGCTGACGAGGACTACCGCACGCCCAAGCCCGTGGGGTCGCGGGAGATCAACACGACGTACACGGCGTGGGACGGCGTCGCTCGGCTGGACTGGGGTGCGCGGGCGCTGACCCTCACGGCGGACAACGTGTACTCGCATCTGGTGGTGTTCACCGCACCGGACGGGAGCCTCGCGCTGGAACCCGTGTCGCACGCGACGGATGCATTTAACTTGGCCGCGCAGGGCGTGCCGGGCGTCGATGTGCGCGTGCTCACGCCGGGGCAGACGCTCGCGGGCACAGTGCGCCTGACCCTCGACGGCGACTGGTAA